The sequence GCCACCGACGGCGGTGGGCTCGTCGGCGACCATCGCGTGCCCCGCGATGTTCAGGGTCGTGCGAAAGCCCTGGTTGTCGGAGTGGGCGAGGGCTTCGCCTTCCATGAGCAGGGATGCAGGATCTGTTGCGGCCACGGCTGAGTCTCCGGAAGTACGAAGCTGCGCTTAGACCATCGGCAGCTTCAAGCCTTGTTCCTTCGCACACTGCTTCGCGATGTCATAGCCTGCATCCGCGTGGCGCATCACGCCCGTGCCCGGATCGTTCCACAACACGCGCGCGATGCGCTTGTCGGCGTCTTCCGTGCCGTCGCACACGATCACCACGCCCGAGTGCTGCGAGTAGCCCATGCCGACACCGCCGCCATGGTGCAGGCTCACCCACGTCGCGCCGCCGGCCACGTTCAACATCGCGTTGAGCAACGGCCAGTCGCTGACCGCATCGCTCCCGTCTTTCATCGCTTCGGTTTCGCGATTCGGCGAGGCGACGCTGCCGCTGTCGAGATGGTCGCGGCCGATCACGATCGGCGCTTTGAGCTCACCGTTGCGCACCATCTCGTTGAACGCCAGGCCGAGCTTGTGGCGCAGGCCCAGGCCGACCCAACAGATGCGCGCGGGCAAGCCCTGGAAGCTGATGCGTTCCTTCGCCATGTCCAGCCAACGATGCAGGTGTGCGTCGTCGGGGATGAGTTCCTTCACCTTCGCGTCGGTCTTGTAGATGTCCTCGGGGTCGCCGCTCAGCGCGACCCAGCGGAACGGGCCCACGCCGCGGCAGAACAGCGGACGCACGTAGGCCGGCACGAAGCCCGGGAAGTCGAATGCGTTCGCGCAGCCTTCGTCCTTCGCCATCTGGCGGATGTTGTTGCCGTAGTCGAACACGGGGATGCCCATGTCTTCGAAGGCGAGCATCGCCTCGACGTGCACGCGCATCGACTTCTTCGCAGCGTCGCGCACGCGGCCCGGATCTTCGGTCTGCATGCGCAGCCACTGCTCGACGGTCCAGCCGATCGGCAGGTAGCCGTGCACGGGATCGTGCGCGGAGGTCTGGTCGGTCACCGCATCCGGGCGCACGCCGCGGCGCACGAGTTCCGGCAGGATTTCCGCGGCGTTGCCGAGCAGGGCGATCGACTTCGCCTGGCCCGCTTCGCAGTACTTCTCGATGCGCGCCAGCGCGTCGTCGAGGTCGGTGGCCTGTTCGTCGACGTAGCGCGTGCGCAGGCGCATGTCGATGCGCGACTGCTGGCATTCGATGTTGAGCGAGCACGCACCGGCGAGCGATGCCGCGAGCGGCTGCGCGCCGCCCATGCCGCCCAGGCCCGCGGTGAGGATCCACTTGCCGGTGAGGTCGCCGTTGTAATGCTGGCGGCCCATCTCGACGAAGGTTTCGTAGGTGCCCTGCACGATGCCCTGCGAACCGATGTAGATCCACGATCCGGCCGTCATCTGGCCGTACATCATCAGGCCCTTCTTATCGAGCTCGTTGAAGTGCTCCCACGTCGCCCAGTGCGGGACGAGGTTGGAGTTGGCGAGCAGCACGCGCGGGGC comes from Lysobacter sp. KIS68-7 and encodes:
- the hutU gene encoding urocanate hydratase, which encodes MSTRKDPSRTIRAPRGNQLNCKSWLSEAPYRMLQNNLDPEVAENPAELVVYGGIGRAARDWECYDAILKSLKELRDDETLLVQSGKPVGIFPTHADAPRVLLANSNLVPHWATWEHFNELDKKGLMMYGQMTAGSWIYIGSQGIVQGTYETFVEMGRQHYNGDLTGKWILTAGLGGMGGAQPLAASLAGACSLNIECQQSRIDMRLRTRYVDEQATDLDDALARIEKYCEAGQAKSIALLGNAAEILPELVRRGVRPDAVTDQTSAHDPVHGYLPIGWTVEQWLRMQTEDPGRVRDAAKKSMRVHVEAMLAFEDMGIPVFDYGNNIRQMAKDEGCANAFDFPGFVPAYVRPLFCRGVGPFRWVALSGDPEDIYKTDAKVKELIPDDAHLHRWLDMAKERISFQGLPARICWVGLGLRHKLGLAFNEMVRNGELKAPIVIGRDHLDSGSVASPNRETEAMKDGSDAVSDWPLLNAMLNVAGGATWVSLHHGGGVGMGYSQHSGVVIVCDGTEDADKRIARVLWNDPGTGVMRHADAGYDIAKQCAKEQGLKLPMV